A single region of the Triticum dicoccoides isolate Atlit2015 ecotype Zavitan chromosome 2B, WEW_v2.0, whole genome shotgun sequence genome encodes:
- the LOC119368616 gene encoding uncharacterized protein LOC119368616 — protein MDGQKIPGSVRLACGWVLLSACAMALVHYTLSCSQAMTCKCDALTDTKAACFSALWIGTLCCAGSQATAAALALLLPRRPRWVTRELANFAVAVASAGHCMFHGAIYILHPGVYFALASILFMLGDIICGMALYLVGED, from the exons ATGGACGGCCAGAAGATCCCAGGTTCTGTCAGGCTGGCCTGCGGATGGGTGCTCCTCAGCGCCTGCGCCATGGCCTTGGTCCACTACACCCTCTCCTGCAGCCAG GCCATGACCTGCAAGTGCGATGCGCTGACGGACACCAAGGCCGCCTGCTTCAGCGCCCTCTGGATCGGGACTCTGTGCTGCGCTGGATCCCAGGCAACCGCGGCGGCGCTGGCGCTGCTGCTCCCACGCCGGCCCCGCTGGGTCACCCGTGAACTGGCCAACTTCGCGGTCGCGGTCGCCAGCGCCGGCCACTGCATGTTCCACGGCGCCATCTACATCCTCCACCCAGGAGTCTACTTCGCACTGGCCTCGATCCTGTTCATGCTGGGCGACATCATCTGCGGCATGGCTCTCTACCTGGTAGGTGAGGACTGA